A window from Leptothermofonsia sichuanensis E412 encodes these proteins:
- a CDS encoding eCIS core domain-containing protein — MLQTKLKISEPGDAYEQEADRIADEVMRMPEPSVQRQMEMEEEEEEEEEEEIVQRQAISGQITPLIQRQGLPEMEEDEEGMVQRKENHYQPLVQDSSIVHQVLNSPGQPLDSETRAFMESRFGQNFSQVKIHTDVKASESAKILNSLAYTVGQNIVFGTAQYAPATQAGKRLIAHELTHVVQQNNNRLPARLNRQTQTSTTPTVSPPTFGAACSGGSRDPCQYSRCNGHHTSIGDDFTRAISYVDSAVTALSATPLSSNTVRALDWYFNDHSESTARTVQTRLGCIRQALVDSQTNNRYGCHPDDDALAYVCVGSIPPCDHTLTNVCLTDHHFSRSPRVRAETMIHECAHRVGMSLGSPQSVDDIYDFNPRFLFLDTEEALLNSDSYALFAGAILNGIRTSLIFPIFGLSAGGAFPAQGSATWQGRLYLGSEFQHPILGIFNPTLGLGVSLIGETTSQSPSLTQSGSSLLASLLAGIRIGDPRPGASGGGYVSLFGGPAIAVPTSPGARTSTGLGAEAGFAVGYRWRWLDASVTTGYLYDPTRESGMEHLYTISAGLTFTPWISSFPGSH, encoded by the coding sequence TTGCTACAAACCAAACTCAAAATTAGTGAACCGGGAGATGCCTACGAACAGGAAGCCGATCGAATTGCGGATGAAGTGATGCGAATGCCAGAACCCTCTGTGCAACGTCAGATGGAAATGGAGGAGGAAGAGGAAGAAGAGGAAGAAGAGGAGATCGTTCAGAGGCAGGCGATCTCTGGTCAAATCACTCCTTTAATCCAAAGGCAGGGTTTGCCTGAGATGGAAGAGGATGAAGAGGGAATGGTGCAGAGGAAGGAAAACCACTATCAACCTCTAGTGCAGGATTCCTCTATAGTTCACCAAGTTCTCAACTCCCCTGGTCAACCCCTTGACTCTGAAACTCGTGCATTCATGGAATCCCGCTTTGGACAGAATTTCAGTCAAGTGAAAATACACACAGATGTCAAGGCTTCTGAATCTGCAAAAATACTTAATTCATTAGCTTATACCGTAGGTCAAAACATTGTCTTTGGAACAGCGCAGTATGCTCCCGCAACTCAAGCAGGAAAGCGTTTAATTGCCCATGAACTTACCCATGTAGTGCAACAGAATAATAATCGACTGCCAGCGAGATTAAATAGACAAACTCAAACCTCGACTACACCTACTGTTTCCCCTCCCACCTTTGGAGCAGCCTGCTCTGGAGGAAGCCGTGACCCCTGTCAGTATAGTCGTTGTAATGGCCATCATACCAGCATCGGTGATGATTTCACTCGTGCAATTAGCTATGTAGATAGTGCTGTTACTGCTTTAAGTGCAACTCCTCTCTCTTCTAATACGGTGCGTGCTCTGGATTGGTATTTTAATGATCACTCAGAGAGTACGGCAAGAACTGTTCAGACCCGGTTGGGATGCATTCGGCAAGCACTGGTGGATTCTCAGACAAACAATCGTTACGGCTGTCATCCTGACGATGATGCTCTCGCCTATGTTTGTGTTGGCTCAATACCTCCCTGTGACCATACTTTAACCAATGTCTGTCTTACTGACCATCATTTTAGTCGCTCTCCTCGTGTTCGTGCTGAGACAATGATTCATGAATGTGCTCACCGAGTTGGTATGTCTCTTGGTTCTCCCCAAAGCGTAGATGATATTTATGACTTTAATCCTCGTTTTCTTTTTCTGGATACTGAAGAAGCCCTGCTTAATTCTGATTCTTATGCTCTATTTGCAGGAGCAATTCTGAATGGAATAAGAACTTCCCTTATTTTTCCAATTTTCGGTCTATCTGCGGGAGGAGCATTTCCTGCCCAGGGTTCTGCCACATGGCAAGGACGACTTTATTTAGGAAGCGAATTCCAACATCCTATCCTGGGTATTTTTAATCCTACGCTTGGCCTTGGTGTTTCCTTGATTGGGGAAACCACAAGTCAGAGTCCATCGTTAACTCAATCTGGATCAAGTCTACTGGCTTCCCTATTGGCAGGTATCCGCATAGGCGACCCTCGCCCTGGTGCTTCAGGAGGAGGATATGTATCCCTATTCGGTGGTCCAGCAATTGCGGTTCCTACTAGTCCGGGGGCTAGAACTTCAACTGGTTTAGGCGCAGAAGCAGGATTCGCAGTGGGCTATCGCTGGCGCTGGTTGGATGCTTCTGTAACAACTGGATATCTTTACGATCCAACCCGTGAGTCAGGTATGGAACATCTTTACACAATCAGTGCTGGATTAACGTTTACACCCTGGATTTCCTCCTTCCCTGGAAGCCATTAG
- a CDS encoding PKD domain-containing protein: MSDRTIPNPDMIGRIDSTFTQLDQQRTQGLERLQQIQAVQNTALVREQQRLTAKYGAEHPRVQKINARLIYNQGLERELSQEIERSKIDVPQHDRNTWQGHGFVLDNNRVGIQGLTISFVDEQNNWIRALGYACTNQQGYFSILYPPRTGQPSSSPDFPPIFLTVTDANQRVLHRERTSRVVKLGAIEFWRIILGDENGGTCDPPHPDKPPRQAVQVQRLNVPTQLTVDQPGNFSARINDDATPPVTSRWDFGDGATATGLTATHAYAKAGNYTVSFTVTNPVGSNARTAPVTVNPTGKGVQVLKMDVPSSLAINQPGNFSARINDDATPPVTSRWDFGDGATATGLTTTHAYAKAGNYTVSFTATNPVGSDARTGRVLVRKEFPKVYRWLLWIPPTLILIPLYYFLKA, encoded by the coding sequence ATGAGCGATCGCACCATTCCTAATCCAGATATGATTGGCAGAATCGATAGCACATTCACCCAACTGGATCAGCAAAGGACTCAGGGTTTAGAACGGCTCCAGCAGATCCAGGCGGTGCAAAATACAGCTCTGGTCAGAGAACAGCAACGGCTAACCGCCAAGTACGGTGCAGAGCATCCCCGCGTCCAAAAGATTAATGCCCGCCTGATATACAACCAGGGCTTAGAGCGCGAGTTAAGTCAGGAAATTGAGCGCTCCAAAATTGACGTACCCCAACACGATCGCAACACCTGGCAGGGGCACGGGTTTGTCCTGGACAACAACCGGGTTGGCATTCAGGGACTCACCATTTCCTTTGTGGACGAGCAAAATAACTGGATTCGAGCATTGGGCTATGCCTGCACCAACCAGCAGGGGTATTTCTCTATCCTCTATCCCCCGCGCACCGGGCAACCATCCTCAAGTCCCGATTTTCCACCCATTTTTCTGACCGTTACCGATGCCAATCAACGAGTTCTCCATCGGGAAAGAACCTCCCGTGTCGTCAAACTGGGGGCGATCGAGTTCTGGAGAATTATTTTGGGAGATGAAAACGGCGGCACCTGCGATCCCCCTCATCCAGACAAGCCCCCCCGCCAGGCAGTACAGGTACAAAGGCTGAATGTCCCCACCCAACTGACGGTAGATCAGCCTGGCAATTTCAGTGCCCGCATCAATGACGATGCCACGCCCCCGGTGACCTCCCGCTGGGACTTTGGGGATGGAGCTACCGCCACGGGGCTGACGGCTACCCATGCCTACGCTAAAGCAGGCAACTATACAGTCAGCTTCACAGTCACCAATCCCGTCGGTTCCAATGCCCGTACTGCCCCGGTCACCGTCAATCCCACTGGCAAGGGTGTTCAGGTGCTGAAGATGGATGTGCCCTCTTCATTAGCCATCAACCAGCCTGGCAATTTCAGTGCCCGCATCAACGACGATGCCACGCCCCCGGTGACCTCCCGCTGGGACTTTGGGGATGGAGCTACCGCCACGGGGCTGACCACCACCCATGCCTACGCTAAAGCAGGCAACTATACAGTCAGCTTCACAGCCACCAATCCCGTCGGTTCCGATGCCCGCACTGGCCGGGTATTGGTTCGGAAAGAGTTTCCAAAGGTGTACAGGTGGTTACTGTGGATCCCGCCCACTCTTATTTTAATTCCTCTGTACTATTTTCTCAAGGCATAG